A genome region from Gossypium hirsutum isolate 1008001.06 chromosome A04, Gossypium_hirsutum_v2.1, whole genome shotgun sequence includes the following:
- the LOC107948974 gene encoding uncharacterized protein, with translation MGKSLPGATKLQHLAKVTGAAHHLNTTGKNPKPTTLNRRIISEDNKPNSKKKMESSSASQRLPLSEVVSDCVKRWFKDTLKEAKAGDVNMQVLVGQMYYSGYGVPRDAQKGRIWMTRASRLRSSVWKVSDKHPGYNASDSDSDEIKGDS, from the exons atgggaAAATCGCTGCCCGGCGCAACCAAGCTTCAACATCTCGCAAAGGTTACCGGCGCCGCCCACCATCTTAACACAACTGGGAAAAACCCAAAACCCACTACTCTGAACCGGCGGATTATAAGTGAAGACAACAAACCCAATTCCAAGAAGAAGATGGAGAGCTCCAGTGCCAGTCAACGCCTCCCACTTTCCGAAGTCGTCTCCGATTGCGTTAAACGTTGGTTCAAAGATACTCTCAAGGAAGCCAAAGCCGGGGACGTTAACATGCAGGTTCTTGTGGGTCAAATGTATTATAGCGGTTATGGGGTTCCCCGGGATGCCCAAAAg GGAAGAATTTGGATGACAAGGGCGTCGAGGCTGCGGTCTTCTGTTTGGAAAGTCAGCGATAAGCATCCAG GTTATAatgcgagtgattcagattcggATGAAATCAAGGGTGATTCTTGA
- the LOC107949374 gene encoding CASP-like protein 4B1, with product MSNPDEAATHNGDAGPSATAFTPPAYVENPTPALGFGVSSITRRWKREDLFNKGSLIARGFAFLLSLLSFIITASNKHGDWRNFDNYEEYRYLLAIAILSTLYTGIQVLIHVTALWNVKQILNQRISAMVDFVGDQVMSYLLISSVSAAIPLTNRMREGQDNAFTDSSASAISMSFFAFLTLAISAVVSGYKLSTQSYI from the exons ATGTCCAACCCCGATGAAGCAGCAACCCACAACGGTGACGCGGGACCGTCCGCAACGGCGTTTACACCCCCCGCTTACGTGGAGAACCCCACTCCGGCACTTGGGTTCGGCGTCTCCTCCATTACCAGGCGTTGGAAGAGAGAGGATTTATTCAATAAAGGGTCTTTAATCGCCAGAGGATTCGCTTTCTTGCTCTCTTTGCTCTCTTTCATAATTACGGCTAGCAACAAGCATGGTGACTGGAGAAACTTCGACAATTACGAGGAATACAG GTATTTGTTAGCAATCGCAATTCTATCGACTTTGTACACGGGAATACAAGTGTTGATACACGTGACTGCACTTTGGAACGTAAAGCAGATATTGAATCAACGTATCTCTGCCATGGTGGACTTTGTTGGTGATCAG GTGATGTCGTACTTGTTGATATCATCGGTATCTGCAGCAATTCCATTGACAAACAGGATGAGAGAAGGACAAGACAACGCTTTCACTGATTCCTCAGCTTCAGCTATTAGCATGTCTTTCTTTGCCTTCCTAACACTGGCAATATCTGCTGTTGTTTCTGGCTATAAATTGTCTACTCAATCATACATCTAA
- the LOC107948975 gene encoding probable WRKY transcription factor 33 — MAASSSSAFINMDNNVNQSTSTNTTWPSFSDHNKFSTQVPNFKSFAPSSLPIFPTLISPSSFSPTDFLDSPVLFSTSALFSSPTTTGAFGGAQTVNWKNDSNDHQQGIKPKGFDFSFQVPQTQSTLPSTTATTAFQSCSNMVSMEQPAWSLEKAGGEMVQFKPNMQSNTGSQPAGNYTSQYHQTSQYMNNRKVEDGYNWRKYGQKQVKGSENPRSYYKCTYPNCPTKKKVERSLDGQITEIVYKGSHNHPKPQSTRGNRSSSSHSAEISDQSVGTLGNQLGDSFIMQDETSGSIDDDDFDQASSAISNTNGCDDINENEPDAKRWKSESENEGMVGCGSKTVKEPRIVVQTTSDIDILDDGYRWRKYGQKVVKGNPNPRSYYKCTAIGCPVRKHVERASHDLRAVITTYEGKHNHDVPAARGSGYTMNRPSAVTANMPIRPSAVPSQPNNTMYPNSGVSLGMLQNNNNTGSFGFSRLGKAIGSSYMSQPHFSDGAFAKNEPRDDSFLDGFLS; from the exons ATGGCTGCTTCATCATCATCTGCTTTTATCAACATGGACAACAACGTTAATCAATCCACCTCCACCAACACCACTTGGCCTTCATTTTCTGACCATAATAAATTTAGCACTCAAGTTCCAAATTTCAAGTCATTTGCTCCTTCTTCTTTACCCATCTTCCCTACCCTTATCTCCCCTTCTTCTTTTAGCCCGACAGATTTCTTGGACTCACCTGTTCTTTTCTCCACTTCTGCT CTTTTTTCTTCTCCGACTACCACCGGTGCTTTTGGCGGTGCTCAAACGGTAAACTGGAAGAACGATTCTAATGACCATCAACAAGGAATTAAGCCCAAGGGGTTTGATTTTTCTTTCCAAGTGCCTCAAACGCAGTCAACGCTGCCGTCTACGACCGCTACCACTGCCTTTCAGTCTTGTTCCAACATGGTTTCTATG GAACAACCAGCATGGAGTTTAGAGAAAGCCGGCGGTGAAATGGTCCAATTCAAACCAAATATGCAGAGCAATACAGGTTCTCAACCAGCTGGTAATTACACTTCCCAATACCATCAAACATCACAGTATATGAACAACAGGAAGGTTGAAGACGGGTATAATTGGAGAAAATATGGGCAAAAACAAGTGAAAGGGAGTGAAAACCCACGCAGTTATTACAAGTGCACGTATCCCAATTGTCCCACAAAGAAAAAAGTGGAGAGATCTTTGGATGGACAAATTACTGAAATAGTTTATAAAGGTAGCCATAACCATCCCAAGCCTCAATCTACAAGAGGTAATAGGTCCTCGTCGTCTCATTCTGCTGAGATATCAGATCAATCAGTTGGTACATTAGGGAACCAACTAGGAGACTCCTTTATAATGCAAGATGAGACTTCGGGTTCCATTGATGATGATGACTTTGACCAAGCTTCTTCAGCAATAAGTAATACTAATGGTTGTGATGATATCAATGAAAATGAACCAGATGCTAAAAGATG GAAAAGTGAAAGTGAGAATGAAGGTATGGTAGGTTGTGGTAGCAAAACTGTGAAAGAGCCTAGAATAGTGGTGCAAACAACAAGTGatattgatattcttgatgatGGGTATAGATGGAGGAAATATGGACAGAAAGTAGTCAAGGGAAACCCCAATCCAAG GAGCTACTACAAATGTACGGCAATAGGTTGTCCTGTTAGAAAACATGTAGAGCGAGCATCCCATGATTTGAGGGCTGTGATAACTACTTACGAAGGGAAACACAACCACGATGTTCCTGCTGCACGCGGGAGCGGCTACACGATGAACAGACCTTCGGCTGTAACTGCAAACATGCCGATAAGGCCTTCAGCTGTCCCCAGTCAGCCTAACAATACAATGTACCCCAACTCGGGAGTTAGCTTGGGGATGCTGCAGAACAACAACAACACAGGTAGTTTCGGATTCTCTAGATTGGGGAAGGCCATTGGCTCATCATACATGAGCCAACCACATTTCTCAGATGGGGCATTTGCTAAGAATGAACCTAGGGATGATTCATTTTTGGACGGATTCCTGTCTTGA
- the LOC107948973 gene encoding uncharacterized protein isoform X1: MTSLACGSTLSLLLRAANPNNAARSLHLSSNLLPGFSHKLLTASSSSSSSKTVGVRVTRAAAQVAEAVLVDKEDKSRVLRVGVICGGPSAERGISLNSARSVLDHIQGEDLHVSCYYIDSHLNAFAISSAQVYSNTPSDFDFKLESLAQGFQSLSEFAEHLADSVDIVFPVIHGQFGEDGGIQELLENNNVPFVGTGSKECQQAFNKYNASLGLSKYGFVTVPSFLVQGSEVNQDELSEWFASNHLDVNSGKVVVKPTRAGSSIGVTVAYGVSDSLTKANEIISQEIDDGVLVELFLEGGSEFTAIVLDVGQGFDCQPVVLLPTEVELQFQGSGDVREKDAIFNYRRKYLPTQQVAYHTPPRFPIEVIKNIREGASLLFQRLGLRDFARIDGWFLPSSTKSLSSSEDKFGITEFGTVLFTDINLISGMEQTSFLFQQASKVGFSHSNILRSIISRACLRFPELATYSSKSSQFQKNLNSSKLNGTSKGREGFRKVFVLFGGDTSERQVSLMSGTNVWLNLQGFDDLDVTPCLLARSIDHSSNTDSDKKDAGLNSIEVWSLPYSLVLRHTTEEVLDACMEAIEPARAALTSRLRNQVMNELAEGLTKHGWFTGFDIADELPVRYSLKEWIKFAKEVEATVFIAVHGGIGEDGTLQFLLDTEGILYTGPGAMASKTCMDKVATSLALEHLKDKGVLTINKVVKKKEDLLKMPVRQTWNDLISKLQCETLCIKPARDGCSTGVARLCCAEDLAVYAKALDDCLLRIPPNSFSKAHGMIEMPNPPPELLIFEPFVETDEIVLSSKTVSDNTQRLLWKEHSRWVEVTVGVIGKWGSMHSLSPSITVKETGDILSLEEKFQGGTGINLTPPPVSIISNEALGRCKQRIELIANTLQLEGFSRIDTFVNVDSGEVLIIEVNTVPGMTPSTVLIHQALAEQPPVYPHRFFRTLLDLATERVV, translated from the exons TGGCGGAGGCTGTGCTGGTGGATAAAGAAGACAAAAGTCGGGTGTTGAGAGTTGGGGTTATATGTGGAGGCCCATCAGCTGAACGTGGGATTTCCTTAAACTCTGCTCGCTCAGTACTTGATCACATACAG GGAGAGGACTTGCATGTGAGCTGCTACTACATTGACTCTCATCTCAATGCCTTTGCAATATCCTCTGCTCAG GTATACTCCAATACTCCTTCAGATTTTGACTTTAAGCTCGAAAG tCTTGCCCAAGGTTTCCAGTCTCTGTCTGAATTTGCCGAGCATCTAGCTGACTCCGTGGACATAGTTTTCCCTGTAATACATGGTCAGTTTGGTGAAGATGGTGGCATTCAG GAGCTGTTGGAAAACAACAACGTTCCATTTGTCGGGACGGGATCCAAGGAGTGTCAACAAGCATTTAACAAG TACAATGCCTCCCTGGGCCTTAGCAAATATGGATTTGTAACAGTACCTAGTTTCTTAGTGCAG GGAAGTGAAGTGAATCAAGATGAATTATCTGAATGGTTTGCAAGCAACCATTTGGACGTTAACTCCGGGAAAGTTGTG GTAAAACCAACAAGAGCAGGTTCAAGCATTGGTGTCACAGTTGCATATGGTGTTAGTGATTCACTTACAAAGGCTAATGAAATTATTTCACAG GAAATCGATGATGGAGTCCTCGTTGAATTATTTCTCGAAGGAGGGAGTGAATTCACAGCCATTGTTCTTGATGTGGGCCAAGGTTTTGATTGCCAACCTGTTGTGCTACTGCCAACTGAG GTGGAGCTTCAATTTCAAGGTAGTGGTGATGTAAGGGAGAAAGATGCAATTTTCAATTATAGAAGGAAGTATCTTCCCACACAACAG GTTGCATATCACACCCCTCCTCGTTTTCCTATTGAAGTAATCAAAAATATCCGAGAAGGTGCATCTTTGTTATTTCAAAGGCTTGGTTTGCGTGATTTTGCTAGAATTGATGGCTGGTTTTTGCCTTCTTCCACAAAATCATTATCGTCTTCTGAAGATAAATTTGGAATCACAGAATTTGGTACGGTTCTATTTACTGACATCAACTTG ATTAGTGGGATGGAACAGACAAGTTTCTTGTTTCAGCAAGCTTCAAAG GTTGGATTTTCTCATTCGAACATTCTGCGAAGCATTATCAGTCGAGCTTGCTTGAGGTTTCCTGAGCTGGCAACATATAGTAGTAAATCAAGTCAGTTTCAGAAAAATTTAAACTCCTCTAAGCTTAATGGAACATCCAAAGGGCGTGAAGGCTTTCGTAAAGTCTTTGTACTTTTTGGAGGAGATACTTCAGAGCGGCAAGTATCCCTTATGAGTGGAACCAATGTTTGGCTCAATTTGCAAGGATTTGATGAT CTTGATGTAACTCCCTGTTTGCTTGCTCGCTCGATTGACCATTCATCTAATACAGATTCAGATAAAAAGGACGCCGGTTTGAACTCCATTGAAGTTTGGTCATTACC GTACTCTCTTGTGTTGAGACATACAACAGAGGAAGTCCTTGATGCATGCATGGAGGCAATTGAGCCAGCTCGAGCTGCCTTGACGTCTCGCTTAAGAAACCAAGTGATGAATGAACTCGCTGAAGGTTTGACGAAACATGGTTGGTTTACTGGATTTGATATAGCTGATGAGCTTCCTGTGAGATATTCACTGAAGGAGTGGATCAAATTTGCCAAGGAAGTCGAAGCAACAGTTTTTATTGCAG TGCATGGAGGCATAGGTGAAGATGGCACACTTCAGTTTTTGCTGGACACTGAAGGAATTCTGTATACAG GTCCTGGTGCAATGGCTTCAAAAACTTGCATGGATAAAGTTGCAACATCTCTGGCTCTTGAACAT CTAAAAGACAAGGGAGTTCTTACCATAAACAAAGttgtgaagaaaaaggaagaTTTGTTGAAAATGCCCGTTCGTCAGACTTGGAATGACCTAATCTCTAAGCTTCAGTGTGAAACGTTATGCATTAAGCCAGCAAGGGATGGATGCTCTACTGGTGTTGCAAGATTGTG CTGTGCCGAGGACCTTGCAGTGTATGCAAAAGCCTTGGATGATTGCCTTCTACGAATTCCACCTAATAGTTtttcaaag GCACATGGAATGATTGAGATGCCAAACCCTCCTCCAGAGCTCTTGATCTTTGAACCTTTTGTGGAAACGGATGAAATTGTTCTTTCATCTAAAACTGTTTCTGACAATACACAACGCCTTCTGTGGAAAGAACACAGTCGATGGGTAGAAGTAACAGTTGGTGTTATTGGAAAATGGGGATCAATGCACTCATTGAGTCCTAGCATAACTGTCAAGGAAACTGGTGATATTCTGTCACTTGAGGAGAAATTCCAAG GTGGAACCGGCATCAATCTGACTCCTCCCCCGGTGTCAATTATTAG CAATGAGGCACTGGGGCGATGTAAACAACGTATTGAGCTAATAGCCAACACCCTGCAACTGGAAGGATTTTCAAGAATTGATACATTTGTTAATGTTGATAGCGGAGAG GTGTTGATCATAGAGGTCAATACGGTGCCTGGAATGACTCCTTCCACTGTGTTGATACATCAG GCACTGGCAGAGCAGCCTCCTGTATATCCTCACCGGTTCTTCCGTACACTACTTGATTTGGCCACAGAGAGAGTAGTGTGA